Proteins encoded by one window of Anomalospiza imberbis isolate Cuckoo-Finch-1a 21T00152 chromosome 20, ASM3175350v1, whole genome shotgun sequence:
- the TMEM132E gene encoding transmembrane protein 132E, with the protein MASLEKMLPGPAALLCCLCSLLLPAHAKGPVPSPEPAEPPGAILLPVSYRLSNTRLAFFLKELGASPAGNGSAPLQRSEPFVVFQTKELPVLNVTLGPFSTGLVLPKEHLQPSSTLEVPDRLTVNWKVRAFIVQPRLVASQPVVQVLFYVAGRDWDDFDVTDRLPCVRLHAFRDARELKSSCRLRGSLAMCLVQAELPHAWFGPSAVPLGRRKSPESLEVVPGESQQAELYYTLHAPDGAGQCLGDAAARRGAGGARTEGPTQHPLLRIGSVSLLQPPPGPALQEHHLDGNVFIRLPDKPLKPGEVLSILLYLMANSTVEHFTLRVKAKKGVNLLSTKSRSEQWLVSSELLTGGKHSTATVDVSRVDGAGPRDGDSSSEIMQLDFEMENFTSQSVTRRIMWHIDYRGRNPPPDLEKVVTELTVIQRDIRAIVPLAMDTEIINTAILTGRTVAIPVKVIAIELSGVIVDVSAMVECKSNNEDIIKVSSSCDYVFVSGKESRGSMSARVTFTYEHLSAPLEMTVWVPKLPLHIELSDARLSQVKGWRVPILPDRRSVRDSEHEEDEDERKQSRGCALQYQHSTLQVFTQFHTTAAEGTGQVVTMLGPDWLVEVTDLVSDFMRVDDPRVAHMVDSSTLAGREPGTTLFKVVSPLVEAVLGETLVTVAEEKVSITDLKAQVVSSLSLSLHPSPGNSHTIIARTSVQQTLSFFKQEALLSLWISYSDGTTAPLSLYDPKDYNLVVSSLDEKVVSVTQDRAFPLVVAESEGAGELLRAELVICESCQKTKRKSVLFTALATVRVHFGSEEDPTYDYDHVSSRPGLGEAGASTTLRAEVDRKADPSEDSRMSSASHPTEDFPTIPTGFVQVTRGLTDLEIGMYALLGVFCLAILVFLINCIVFVLKYRHKRIPPEGQTNMDHSHHWVFLGNGQPLRAHNDLSPQPESPGNPLENVQTCCHGDHHSSGSSQTSVQSQVHGRGDGSSGGSTRDQSEDPLNSPTSKRKRVKFTTFATMPSDELAYNSIPIADEEDLEWVCQDMGLQDPEELHNYIRRIKEIA; encoded by the exons cccacGCCAAGGGCCCAGTCCCCAGCCCCGAGCCCGCTGAGCCCCCTGGTGCCATCCTGCTGCCTGTGAGCTACCGCCTGTCCAACACCCGCCTGGCCTTCTTCctcaaggagctgggagccagccCGGCGGGCAACGGCAGCGCCCCTCTGCAGCGCTCCGAGCCCTTCGTCGTCTTCCAGACCAAGGAGCTGCCCGTCCTCAACGTCACCCTGGGGCCCTTCAGCACGgggctggtgctgcccaaggagcacctgcagccctCCAGCACCCTGGAGGTGCCCGACCGCCTCACCGTCAACTGGAAGGTGCGCGCCTTCATCGTCCAGCCCCGGCTGGTGGCCAGCCAGCCCGTGGTCCAAGTGCTCTTCTACGTGGCCGGCCGGGACTGGGACGACTTCGACGTGACGGACCGGCTGCCCTGCGTGCGGCTCCACGCCTTCCGTGACGCCCGCGAGCTCAAGAGCTCGTGCCGGCTGCGGGGCAGCCTGGCCATGTGCCTGGTGCAGGCCGAGCTGCCCCATGCCTGGTTCGGCCCCTCGGCCGTGCCGCTGGGCAGGAGGAAGAGCCCCGAGAGCCTGGAGGTGGTGCCGGGGGAGAGCCAGCAGGCCGAGCTGTACTACACCCTGCACGCGCCCGACGGCGCCGGACAGTGCCTCGGGGACGCGGCCGCTcgccgcggggccggcggcgctCGGACCGAGGGTCCCACGCAGCACCCGCTGCTGCGCATCGGCAGcgtcagcctcctgcagcccccgCCCGGGCCCGCCCTGCAGGAGCATCACCTGGATGGAAACGTCTTCATCCGCCTGCCCGACAAGCCCCTGAAGCCAGGGGAGGTGCTGAGCATCCTCCTCTACCTGATGGCCAACTCCACGGTGGAGCACTTCACCCTCAG GGTGAAGGCCAAGAAAGGTGTGAACCTGCTCAGCACCAAGTCCAGGAGCGAGCAGTGGCTGGTGAGCTCGGAGCTGCTGACGGGTGGCAAACACTCCACTGCCACCGTCGACGTGTCCAGGGTGGACGGGGCTGGGCCCAG ggatggggactcctcCTCTGAGATCATGCAGCTGGATTTCGAGATGGAGAACTTCACGAGCCAGTCGGTGACACGCCGCATCATGTGGCACATCGACTACCGGGGCCGCAACCCCCCGCCCGACCTGGAGAAGGTGGTCACAGAGCTGACAGTCATCCAGAGGGACATCAGGGCCATCGTGCCCCTGGCCATG gacacaGAGATCATCAACACAGCCATCCTGACGGGGCGCACGGTGGCCATTCCCGTGAAAGTCATTGCCATCGAGCTGAGCGGCGTCATCGTGGATGTCTCGGCCATGGTGGAGTGCAAGTCCAACAACGAGGACATCATCAAG GTTTCCAGCAGCTGTGACTACGTCTTCGTCAGTGGGAAGGAGTCGCGGGGCTCCATGAGCGCCCGGGTCACCTTCACCTACGAGCATCTGTCAGCCCCACTGGAGATGACGGTGTGGGTGCCCAAACTGCCCCTGCACATCGAGCTCTCGGATGCCCGGCTGAGCCAGGTCAAGGGCTGGAGGGTGCCCATCCTGCCGGACAGGAG GTCGGTGCGGGACAGCGAGCACGAGGAGGATGAGGACGAGCGGAAGCAGAGCcggggctgtgccctgcagtACCAGCACTCCACGCTGCAGGTGTTCACCCAGTTCCACACCACGGCAGCCGAGGGCACGGGCCAGGTGGTCACCATGCTGGGGCCAGACTGGCTGGTGGAGGTCACCGACCTGGTCAGTGACTTCATGCGCGTGGATGACCCACGGGTGGCCCACATGGTGGACAGCTCCACGCTGGCTGGGCGGGAGCCAGGCACCACCCTCTTCAAG GTGGTGTCCCCACTGGTGGAGGCAGTGCTGGGCGAGACGCTGGTGACGGTGGCAGAGGAGAAGGTCAGCATCACAGACCTGAAGGCCCAGGTGGTCTCCAGCCTCTCGCTGTCCCTCCACCCCAGCCCTGGCAACAGCCACACCATCATTGCCCGCACCTCTGTGCAGCAAACCCTGAGCTTCTTCAAGCAG GAAGCGCTGCTGAGCCTCTGGATTTCCTACAGCGACGGCACCACGGCCCCCCTATCCCTCTACGACCCCAAGGACTACAACCTGGTGGTGAGCAGCCTGGACGAGAAGGTGGTGTCGGTGACTCAGGACCGGGCGTTCCCCTTGGTGGTGGCGGAGAGCGAGGGCGCGGGGGAGCTGCTGCGGGCGGAGCTGGTCATCTGCGAGAGCTGCCAGAAGACCAAGCGCAAGAGCGTCCTCTTCACAGCCTTGGCCACTGTGCGCGTCCACTTCGGGTCCGAGGAGGACCCCACCTATGACTATGACCACGTGTCCAGCaggccggggctgggggaggccGGGGCGAGCACCACCCTGCGGGCAGAGGTGGACAGGAAAGCGGACCCGAGTGAGGACAGCCGGATGTCCAGCGCGTCTCACCCCACCGAGGACTTCCCTACCATCCCCACCGGCTTTGTGCAGGTGACGCGGGGGCTGACGGACCTGGAGATCGGGATGTACGCCTTGCTGGGCGTCTTCTGCCTGGCCATCTTGGTCTTCCTCATCAACTGCATCGTCTTTGTGCTGAAGTACCGGCACAAGCGCATCCCGCCGGAAGGCCAGACCAACATGGACCATTCCCACCACTGGGTCTTCCTGGGCAACGGGCAGCCCTTGCGGGCTCACAATGACCTCTCCCCGCAGCCTGAGAGCCCGGGGAACCCGCTGGAAAACGTGCAGACCTGCTGCCACGGGGACCACCACAGCAGTGGGAGCTCGCAGACCAGCGTGCAGAGCCAGGTGCACGGGCGCGGGGACGGCTCCTCGGGGGGCTCCACGCGGGACCAGAGCGAGGACCCGCTCAACTCACCCACCTCCAAACGGAAGCGGGTGAAGTTCACCACGTTCGCCACCATGCCCTCGGACGAGCTGGCCTACAACTCCATCCCCATCGCCGATGAGGAGGACTTGGAATGGGTGTGCCAGGACATGGGGCTGCAGGACCCCGAGGAGCTCCACAACTACATCCGCAGGATCAAGGAGATCGCTTAA